A DNA window from Christiangramia salexigens contains the following coding sequences:
- a CDS encoding Crp/Fnr family transcriptional regulator, whose protein sequence is MYSRILEHISKDIQLSDAESEEFIGLLSELKLSKKEFLYKPGDNVDTEYYVEKGCLKAYYQDQAGEDHIIQFAIEDWWISDFEAFFNDKPAQLYVEAIEDSELVGIDKTSLTQLYKRIPKFERFFRIKTTNAFVALRGRILSSLQKTGKERYIEFCEAYPNIEKRVPNYQIANYLGLKPESLSRIRKELI, encoded by the coding sequence ATGTATTCCAGGATCTTAGAACATATATCAAAGGACATACAACTTTCAGATGCCGAAAGCGAAGAATTCATAGGACTGCTTTCCGAACTGAAATTATCTAAAAAAGAATTCCTCTACAAGCCGGGTGATAATGTGGATACCGAATATTACGTGGAAAAGGGCTGTCTTAAAGCTTATTATCAGGATCAGGCCGGGGAGGATCATATCATTCAGTTTGCGATAGAGGACTGGTGGATAAGCGATTTTGAGGCTTTCTTTAATGATAAGCCTGCTCAGTTATATGTCGAGGCTATAGAAGATTCAGAATTGGTCGGGATAGATAAAACCTCTCTTACTCAGCTCTATAAAAGGATCCCTAAATTTGAAAGATTCTTCCGCATAAAGACCACGAACGCATTTGTGGCATTGAGAGGCCGAATTTTGTCCAGCCTTCAAAAAACGGGGAAGGAACGCTATATTGAATTTTGTGAAGCTTACCCAAACATCGAAAAACGTGTACCTAACTATCAGATAGCGAATTATCTCGGTCTGAAACCCGAAAGCCTTAGCCGTATTCGCAAGGAACTCATCTGA